From the genome of Streptomyces sp. S4.7:
AGATCCATCACGGTGGCGGTCGCGGCGCCGCTGAACAGCCCGGCCGCGAAGCCCGACAGGAGGCGCCCCGCGAAGAGCAGGGGCAGCCCGCCCTCCGACAGGAAGCACACCGCGCTGGCGACGGAGAGCGCGAGCCCGATGAAGAGGACGGGCCGACGGCCGATCTGGTCCGAGAAGTCGCCCGCCAGAAGGAGTACGGCGATGACCCCGAAGGCGTAGACGGCGAAGACCACCGTCACCATGAACTCGGAGAAGCCCAGTTCCTCGCGGTAGAGCCCGTACAACGGGGTGGGCAGCGTCGTACCCAGCATGCCGATCGCGAAGACGACCGCGGCGCCGAGATAACCGACTGAGAACCCTCCGGTGGTGCGCTGCGGCATGGGCGCTGAGTCCTCACTGGGCGAAACGGGCTGTTCCTCCCCATATCCTCGGTGTGGCGGCACGGCGTGTCCAACGAAGGTCACGCCGCCGTGAACGCCAGCGAGACGTTGTGCCCCCCGAAGCCGAAGGAATTGGCGACCCCCGCCGTCCAGGTGCCCCGGCGCGGTCCGCCGGAGACGACGTCCAGGTCGATCGCCGGGTCGAGCGTGTCCAGGTTCCTGGTGGCCGGCACCGTGCCGTCCCGCAGCGCGAGCACCGTCGCCATCGCCCCCAGGGCCCCGGAGGCCCCCAGCAGATGGCCCGTCATCGACTTGGTCGCGGTGACGACCGGATGTCTGCCGACGGCCTCGGCGACGGCGTCCGCCTCCGCCACGTCGCCCTGCGGGGTGGATGTGGCGTGCGCGTGCACGAGTCCGACGTCGCGCGGGGAGAGTCCGCCCGACCTCAGGGCCGTACGGATGGCCCGTACCTGCCCCGTGGTGTCGGACGCGGTGATGTGCCGACCGCTGGACGTCACCCCGGCACCGGCGAGCACCCCGTGGGCGCGAACGCCGCGCGAGCGGGCGAACTCCGCGCGCTCCAGCACCAGTACGGCCGCGCCCTCGCCCAGGACGAAGCCGTCGCGTGCCGCGTCGAAGGGGCGCGACGCGCCCGCCGGATCGTCGTTGGCCTTGGACAGTGCCGTCATCTGTGCGAACCCCGCCAGGGGCAGCCCGTGAAGACACGCCTCCGTACCCCCCGCCACCACCACATCGGCGCGGCCGAGCCGGATCAGATCGAGACCCATGGCGACGGCCTCCGCCCCGGACGCGCACGCGCTCACCGGCGTGTGCGCCCCGCCGAGCGCCCCCAGATCGATGCTCACCCAGGCCGCGGGCCCGTTGGCCATCAGCATGGGCACCGTGTGCGGCGACACCTTGCGCGGACCGGACCGCTCCAGGATGTCGTCCTGGCCGAGCAGGGACAGTACGCCTCCGACGCCCGTACCGATCACGACCGCGATCCGCTCCGGATCGGCCCCCGGACGCGCCGCGTCGGCCCATGCCTCGCGGGCGGCGACCAGCGCGGCCTGCTCGCACCGGTCCAGCCTGCGGGCCTCGGTCCGCGCCAGCGCCGTCGCCGGGTCCACCCGCAGCCGGGCCGCCAGCCGGACGGGCAGTCCGGCCGCCCAGTCGTCGTCCAGTACGCCGATCCCGTTCTCCCCGGCCCGCATGGCGGCCCATGTGGTCGCCACGTCACCGCCGAGAGGCGTGGTCGCCCCGAGGCCGGTCACCCACACCTCGGGGTCCGCCCCGGCTCCTGCGTGCGACCGTCCATCCGCCCGGCCGCCGGTCATCGAGTCGGTCATCGGTCCAGCTCTCCTCGCGTCGCCGTCATGATCCGCACCGTAGCCAACCAACCGTCTGGTCGGCAATGTAGGGTTCCGCCATGCCCCGCACCGAACAACTGGCAGGAACCCGCACCCGGCTGCTGGCCGCGGCCCGCGACGAATTCGCCGCCCACGGCATGGGCGGCGCACGCGTCGGCCGGATCGCCGAGCAGGCGGGCGTCAGCAAGGAACGGATCTACGGCTACTTCGGCAGCAAGGAGAAGCTGTTCGCCGCGGTCGTCTCCGAGGCCCTGACCGAGCACGCCGAACTGCTCGGACCGCCGGCCGGCGACCCGGCCGAGTTCGCCGGCCGGATCTACGACCTCCACCGGCGCAACCCCCAACTGCTGCGCCTGATGATGTGGGAGGCCCTGTACTACGACGACCGGGTCGGACTGCCCAACGAGCAGCCGCGCACCGCCCGCTACCGGGACATGGTCGCGACGCTCTCCGGCGCCCTGGGCACCGAGTCCGACAGCGAGGCGGCGAGCACGCTCCTCGCGCTCATCGGCCTCGCGATCCTGCCGACCGCGTTCCCGCAGATCACCCGGCTGATCCTGGGGCCGGCCGCCGACGACAGCGGCGGCGGCAACGGCACCCGCGCGGACACCGGCACCGGCACCGACGCCGATCTGCGGGCCCATATCGTCCAGTTGGCGCGCCGGATGGTCTCGTCCTGAGGACGGGCCCCGATGCCGGAATACACGCCCATCGGGTGAATCGTATGTTTTAGATGCGATTTCTTAATATTCGCCCCATGGCGTGTCCCCCCGGCCCGGCAGGCAACCGCCAGGCAGCGTTGGGCCATGACACAGACCAAGGCCGTCGCGACCGGCCTGCGAGAGACGAGCCGCCCGGCCGGGGACTGGACGGCCGGCGGCGGTCTCCTGTGGACGGCGGTCGTCGCCGGCCTCTACACGATCGTCCAACTCGTCTTCGTCGTACCGGGATCCGGGCTCGGCTGGGACGAGACCGTGTACACCAGCCAAGTCAGCCGCGCCGCCTCCGACACCGCGTTCTTCAGCGC
Proteins encoded in this window:
- a CDS encoding beta-ketoacyl-[acyl-carrier-protein] synthase family protein, producing MTGGRADGRSHAGAGADPEVWVTGLGATTPLGGDVATTWAAMRAGENGIGVLDDDWAAGLPVRLAARLRVDPATALARTEARRLDRCEQAALVAAREAWADAARPGADPERIAVVIGTGVGGVLSLLGQDDILERSGPRKVSPHTVPMLMANGPAAWVSIDLGALGGAHTPVSACASGAEAVAMGLDLIRLGRADVVVAGGTEACLHGLPLAGFAQMTALSKANDDPAGASRPFDAARDGFVLGEGAAVLVLERAEFARSRGVRAHGVLAGAGVTSSGRHITASDTTGQVRAIRTALRSGGLSPRDVGLVHAHATSTPQGDVAEADAVAEAVGRHPVVTATKSMTGHLLGASGALGAMATVLALRDGTVPATRNLDTLDPAIDLDVVSGGPRRGTWTAGVANSFGFGGHNVSLAFTAA
- a CDS encoding TetR/AcrR family transcriptional regulator, with the translated sequence MPRTEQLAGTRTRLLAAARDEFAAHGMGGARVGRIAEQAGVSKERIYGYFGSKEKLFAAVVSEALTEHAELLGPPAGDPAEFAGRIYDLHRRNPQLLRLMMWEALYYDDRVGLPNEQPRTARYRDMVATLSGALGTESDSEAASTLLALIGLAILPTAFPQITRLILGPAADDSGGGNGTRADTGTGTDADLRAHIVQLARRMVSS